The following proteins are co-located in the Chlorogloeopsis sp. ULAP01 genome:
- a CDS encoding TonB-dependent siderophore receptor: MKQRLFFYLGIVGAIYLLGIQPVKAHREEMLATERTSNTEIIQLSEFQIPYTSVKDWLAQSEVIQVTGVRLSSTANGLEIILETSASNNLQTTTKSEGNNFIADIPNTQLRLPTGNSFRQDKPVAGIAEVTVTNLDANTIRVTVTGEAGAPKVELFDDDKGLVFGITPAQSPTPQQPPAQTPDTVQPESKTPPEQPSAQDDQPIELMVTGEQEGEYNVQSAPSSTKIDVPLRDVPQSIQVVPRQVLEDRQVTRLDEFTDNVSGVQRIFGFGTASGYNIRGFFAGYENLRNGFRNLGNPRDIANIERVEVLKGPTSVLYGGGSAFSLSGLVNTVTKKPLDNPFYQGNFTAGSFDFYRPSIDINVPLLPDRSALSRLNVAYENANSYRDFVNKENFFIAPVLTLQVSPQTTFTTEFEYLDYSFIFDKGFPLVPESLKLPRNRFLGEPGLDPTTGNVSSITGDLEHKFSENWKFRQGVNVTINNVEVGNARLYRISLQDDRRTLNRTSSQGAQKSESYTSQSEISGKFNTGSLRHNVLLGVELSRFKYGYDVFEAPLAPIDIFNPIYGARPGEFTLSFAGEQGGDNIGVYLQDLIEILPNLKVLAGGRFDVVDSFYKDRPTNTVLNEQTDSRFSPRIGIVYQPSHFTSLYFNWTNSFVPQIFSRSRTGEQFKPEIGEQFEFGIKQNFFDNRLSANLAFYQITRQNVLTADPIDPNFSVQTGEQRSRGIELDIAGEILPGWKIIATYSYTDAVVTEDNNPNLIGDRTAGVPEHSASLWTTYEIQKGNLQGLGFGLGLVYAGEREVSLPNTFTVPSYLRTDASIFYRRSNYRIGLNFKNLFDVKYYEVDGFSLLPAAPLTVLGAVAVEF, translated from the coding sequence TTGAAACAAAGACTGTTTTTTTATTTGGGAATTGTAGGAGCTATTTATCTGTTAGGAATTCAACCTGTGAAAGCACACAGAGAAGAAATGCTCGCTACAGAGAGGACTTCCAATACAGAGATCATCCAACTTAGTGAGTTTCAAATTCCTTATACCAGTGTGAAAGACTGGCTTGCACAGAGTGAAGTCATACAAGTAACAGGGGTGCGCCTTTCCTCAACAGCTAATGGTTTGGAAATCATCTTAGAAACTTCTGCATCTAACAACCTACAAACTACAACCAAAAGTGAGGGGAATAACTTTATTGCAGATATTCCTAACACTCAACTACGTCTACCAACAGGCAATTCCTTCCGCCAAGACAAGCCAGTTGCCGGAATTGCAGAAGTAACGGTGACGAACCTAGATGCGAATACTATCCGGGTAACGGTGACAGGTGAAGCAGGTGCGCCAAAAGTTGAACTGTTTGATGACGATAAAGGTTTAGTTTTCGGGATTACACCAGCCCAATCTCCTACACCCCAACAGCCGCCAGCACAAACACCAGACACAGTTCAGCCTGAGAGTAAAACACCACCAGAACAACCATCTGCTCAGGACGATCAACCTATTGAACTGATGGTAACAGGTGAACAGGAAGGTGAATACAACGTACAAAGTGCTCCCAGTTCTACAAAGATTGACGTACCCCTACGCGACGTTCCTCAATCTATTCAAGTTGTTCCTCGGCAAGTGCTAGAGGATAGGCAAGTAACACGCTTAGACGAATTTACAGACAACGTGAGTGGAGTCCAACGCATATTCGGCTTTGGCACTGCATCGGGATACAATATTCGCGGTTTTTTTGCAGGCTACGAGAACCTCCGCAACGGCTTCCGGAATTTGGGTAATCCTCGTGATATTGCCAATATTGAGCGAGTTGAAGTTCTCAAAGGGCCTACCTCGGTTCTTTATGGTGGTGGTAGCGCTTTTTCTTTGAGTGGACTAGTCAATACAGTAACGAAAAAGCCACTTGATAATCCTTTTTACCAAGGTAACTTCACTGCAGGAAGTTTCGATTTTTATCGTCCCAGCATTGATATAAATGTACCTTTGCTGCCGGATCGTTCCGCTTTGTCACGCCTGAATGTCGCTTATGAAAATGCCAACAGTTATCGTGATTTTGTCAATAAGGAAAACTTTTTCATTGCCCCCGTTTTGACCTTACAAGTTAGTCCGCAGACAACTTTCACCACTGAATTTGAATATCTTGACTACAGTTTTATTTTTGATAAAGGGTTTCCATTAGTGCCTGAATCTTTAAAACTCCCCAGAAATAGGTTTCTAGGAGAGCCAGGTTTAGACCCAACCACAGGGAATGTTAGCTCAATTACTGGTGATTTAGAGCACAAGTTCAGCGAAAACTGGAAATTCCGGCAGGGGGTGAATGTAACTATCAATAATGTTGAGGTTGGTAATGCCCGATTGTATAGAATATCCCTGCAAGATGACCGTAGAACGCTGAATCGTACATCTTCCCAAGGAGCGCAGAAAAGTGAAAGCTATACCTCGCAAAGCGAAATTTCTGGAAAATTTAACACGGGTTCTTTACGTCACAATGTTTTATTAGGGGTGGAGTTATCTCGATTTAAATATGGCTATGATGTGTTTGAAGCTCCTCTTGCTCCCATCGATATTTTTAACCCAATCTATGGTGCAAGACCAGGAGAATTTACTCTCAGTTTTGCTGGTGAACAAGGTGGGGACAACATTGGGGTATACTTACAGGATTTAATTGAGATTCTACCTAATCTGAAAGTTTTAGCAGGTGGTCGTTTTGATGTGGTTGATTCTTTCTATAAAGACCGTCCAACTAATACAGTACTCAATGAGCAAACCGACAGCAGATTCTCACCACGAATTGGCATAGTCTATCAGCCGAGTCATTTCACATCCCTTTATTTCAATTGGACTAACTCTTTCGTTCCCCAAATATTTAGTAGAAGCCGGACGGGCGAGCAATTTAAACCAGAAATCGGCGAACAGTTTGAGTTTGGCATTAAGCAGAATTTCTTTGACAATCGACTTTCAGCAAATTTGGCGTTCTACCAAATTACTCGCCAAAACGTGCTGACTGCAGACCCTATTGATCCTAACTTCAGCGTTCAGACGGGAGAACAAAGAAGCCGTGGTATTGAACTAGATATTGCTGGAGAAATATTACCAGGCTGGAAGATAATTGCGACCTACTCTTATACAGACGCTGTTGTCACTGAAGATAATAACCCAAATCTGATTGGCGATCGCACAGCAGGCGTACCTGAACATAGCGCTAGCTTGTGGACTACTTACGAAATTCAAAAGGGTAATTTGCAAGGATTGGGTTTTGGTTTGGGATTAGTATATGCAGGAGAACGGGAGGTATCTTTGCCCAATACATTCACAGTTCCCTCATACTTGAGAACTGACGCATCTATTTTTTATCGTCGGAGCAATTACAGAATTGGTCTAAACTTCAAGAATCTCTTTGATGTTAAATATTACGAAGTTGATGGTTTTAGTCTTCTCCCAGCAGCACCATTAACAGTGTTGGGTGCAGTTGCAGTTGAGTTTTAA
- a CDS encoding site-specific integrase, which translates to MENLPVLSVESLAVEVVTLPLDEARVALVDYYFPNRQKINSTQQLIELWVHSVTIKSDQTRRAYRQIGYELVDYMQSRFGISDLRMVTLFHLHAYLAWLKDEKPVRGNKNTYGISKNTVAKYTAAIKSLWEWGTRASIG; encoded by the coding sequence ATGGAAAATTTACCCGTATTAAGCGTGGAATCACTTGCTGTAGAAGTAGTAACTCTACCGCTTGATGAAGCTCGTGTCGCGCTTGTAGATTATTATTTTCCCAACCGCCAGAAAATTAATTCCACACAACAGCTAATTGAGCTATGGGTACATTCTGTCACTATCAAAAGCGACCAAACGCGACGGGCATATCGGCAAATTGGTTATGAGCTTGTCGATTATATGCAGTCGCGGTTTGGGATATCTGATTTGAGGATGGTAACGTTATTCCATCTACACGCTTATCTGGCTTGGCTCAAGGATGAAAAGCCAGTACGGGGAAATAAAAATACTTATGGAATTAGTAAAAATACTGTGGCTAAGTACACGGCAGCGATTAAAAGTTTGTGGGAGTGGGGTACTAGAGCTTCTATTGGTTAA
- a CDS encoding ATP-binding cassette domain-containing protein, producing the protein MEITQTFEHQQFLEQVLRHRQSPKSQGRRIAMIGEPGAGKTTLLQQIARWVSQEIEQSVIIWVSKQIPQRNPMVYSP; encoded by the coding sequence ATGGAAATTACCCAGACGTTTGAGCATCAGCAGTTTTTAGAGCAGGTGCTGAGGCACAGACAAAGCCCCAAAAGTCAGGGAAGACGGATTGCGATGATTGGTGAACCAGGGGCGGGGAAAACAACGCTGTTGCAGCAAATAGCCCGATGGGTATCGCAGGAGATAGAGCAGTCGGTTATAATTTGGGTGTCTAAACAAATCCCCCAAAGGAACCCAATGGTCTACTCCCCATAA
- a CDS encoding CHAT domain-containing protein: MANPSNLNDIIQRILNGNQTDADIEALRQWLNSGGSQNLQAGKYNINIRQGQDIHIGDCTYQGLDAQAIREVARAVIQGSSTADIREIVRSILFEEFQNLAQRENPQSSSRKTILVLASSPTNEARLRLDKEVREIDEGLRRSHHREKFTLQQRWAVRADDLRRALLDFNPEIVHFCGHGSGDDGLVLENDSGLAQLVPTEALANLFKRFAMRMCCSQLLLFGDSSFGDRPTYRLCSRHE, translated from the coding sequence ATGGCGAACCCCAGTAACCTCAACGACATTATTCAACGCATCCTTAATGGAAATCAAACTGATGCCGATATTGAAGCTTTGCGTCAGTGGTTAAATAGTGGTGGTAGCCAAAATCTGCAAGCAGGTAAGTACAACATTAATATTAGACAGGGACAAGATATTCATATTGGCGATTGCACTTACCAAGGACTTGATGCACAAGCAATTCGAGAAGTTGCTCGTGCTGTAATTCAGGGTTCTAGCACCGCAGATATCAGAGAAATTGTTCGCTCTATCCTCTTTGAAGAGTTTCAGAACTTGGCTCAACGAGAAAATCCTCAAAGTAGTTCGCGCAAAACTATTTTAGTGCTAGCCTCCAGCCCCACCAATGAAGCGAGATTGCGCTTAGACAAAGAGGTACGAGAAATTGATGAGGGTTTGCGAAGGTCGCACCATAGAGAAAAATTTACTTTGCAACAACGCTGGGCGGTTCGTGCTGATGATTTACGTCGTGCTTTGTTGGATTTTAACCCAGAGATTGTTCACTTTTGCGGGCATGGTTCAGGAGATGATGGATTAGTTCTGGAAAATGATTCAGGGTTAGCGCAACTTGTCCCAACTGAAGCTTTAGCAAACTTGTTTAAACGATTTGCTATGCGAATGTGTTGTTCTCAACTCTTGCTATTCGGAGATTCAAGCTTCGGCGATCGCCCAACATATCGATTATGTAGTCGGCATGAATAG
- a CDS encoding transcriptional regulator: MTRTFNPESYGKLLVEYQPKIITTEEENEQAITLALTLEHRPNRTPEEEMLLELLVTLIEKFEETHYPIPQGTPHSMLMHLMDARDITTEALAEVIGSLEVALLIVNGDSPSETLDERTISKTQAEALADYFHVDASLFT; this comes from the coding sequence ATGACCCGTACTTTTAATCCTGAATCTTACGGTAAATTGCTAGTCGAGTATCAGCCAAAAATAATTACTACAGAAGAAGAAAACGAACAAGCGATCACACTCGCTTTAACTTTAGAACATCGTCCCAATCGTACACCAGAAGAAGAGATGCTGTTAGAACTTTTGGTGACATTAATTGAGAAGTTTGAAGAAACCCATTACCCAATCCCCCAAGGTACGCCCCATTCGATGTTAATGCATCTAATGGACGCACGCGATATTACGACCGAAGCATTAGCTGAGGTAATTGGTTCATTGGAAGTTGCCTTGCTAATTGTCAATGGCGATTCTCCTTCGGAGACGCTTGACGAACGCACCATTAGTAAAACTCAAGCAGAAGCGCTTGCGGACTATTTTCATGTAGATGCCAGTTTATTTACTTAG
- a CDS encoding Fic family protein, producing MNHPFIDGNKRIGHTAMEVFLVMNGWEIDADVDEQEAIILSLASGKLAREAFIQWLKSHVKVI from the coding sequence ATAAATCATCCATTTATTGATGGGAATAAGCGGATTGGTCATACTGCAATGGAAGTTTTTCTGGTCATGAATGGTTGGGAAATTGATGCTGATGTCGATGAGCAGGAGGCAATTATACTATCTCTAGCATCGGGTAAGCTTGCGCGTGAGGCATTTATACAATGGTTAAAAAGTCATGTCAAAGTTATCTAA
- a CDS encoding ATP-binding cassette domain-containing protein, which yields MLKAEHLSFRYHSQQRWILQDFGLELARGEVVGLTGASGLGKTTIGKLLAGYLQPTQGKVTCNGQPLPSSCYCSVQLIFQNPELAVNPRWRISKILAEGKPPSADLLTALGIHQSWLNRYPHELSGGELQRIAVARSLNSSTHYLIADEMTAMLDANTQALIWQVVIKYAKEHEVGILVISHEAALLQRLCTHIIDLSKLIYQTR from the coding sequence ATGTTGAAGGCTGAACATTTATCTTTTCGTTACCATTCTCAGCAAAGGTGGATTTTGCAAGATTTTGGTTTGGAATTAGCCAGAGGCGAAGTTGTGGGTTTGACTGGGGCAAGTGGTTTGGGTAAAACCACAATTGGTAAACTCCTAGCGGGATATCTACAACCGACTCAAGGAAAGGTGACGTGTAATGGTCAACCCTTACCCAGTTCTTGTTACTGTTCTGTACAGTTAATTTTTCAAAACCCTGAACTAGCTGTCAATCCGCGCTGGCGAATTAGCAAAATTTTAGCAGAAGGAAAGCCTCCTTCAGCCGATTTACTCACTGCTTTGGGTATTCACCAAAGTTGGCTCAATCGTTATCCCCATGAACTCAGTGGAGGTGAGTTACAACGGATTGCAGTTGCGCGATCGCTCAATTCTTCCACACATTACCTAATTGCAGATGAAATGACGGCAATGCTAGATGCTAACACTCAAGCTCTGATTTGGCAGGTAGTGATTAAATATGCCAAAGAGCATGAAGTGGGAATTTTAGTCATCAGTCATGAAGCAGCTTTACTCCAGCGTCTTTGCACTCACATCATTGATTTGAGTAAATTAATTTATCAAACTAGATGA
- a CDS encoding ABC transporter ATP-binding protein, giving the protein MLSVKNLSVTFTMYDVGLTQKQLTVITDLDLEVNAGEVVAVVGSSGSGKSLLAHAILGILPHNAQVTGQIIFQGEPLTVERQAQLRGKQIALIPQSVSYLDPLMRVGSQVQRAGILSGLPKTKAENTVKQVFDRYGLATAVKQQYPFQISGGMARRVLVATAAIGCAELLIADEPTPGLHSEVVVETLNHLRELANEGKGVILITHDLEAALQVADKVAVFYAGTTLEVANAVDFTTGNLRHPYTQALWRSLPQNEFIPVPGSQPSPEALPVGCLFGDRCPLATQACLEARPQVRIIRGAPVRCIHVEG; this is encoded by the coding sequence ATGCTATCAGTGAAAAATCTCAGTGTCACTTTTACAATGTATGATGTGGGTTTAACCCAGAAGCAGTTAACTGTAATTACTGACTTGGATTTAGAGGTTAATGCTGGTGAAGTAGTTGCGGTTGTTGGTTCTAGTGGCTCAGGAAAAAGTCTACTCGCTCATGCCATCTTAGGTATATTACCGCACAACGCCCAAGTAACAGGACAGATAATATTTCAGGGAGAACCGTTAACTGTAGAACGTCAGGCGCAGTTGCGGGGAAAGCAAATTGCCCTGATTCCCCAGTCAGTCAGTTATCTTGACCCTTTGATGCGTGTTGGTTCTCAAGTGCAGCGAGCAGGTATTTTGAGTGGATTACCGAAAACAAAAGCTGAGAATACAGTTAAGCAAGTATTTGACCGCTATGGGTTAGCTACAGCGGTAAAACAGCAGTATCCTTTTCAAATTTCTGGAGGCATGGCGCGACGAGTGCTAGTTGCTACAGCAGCAATAGGGTGTGCTGAGTTATTAATTGCGGATGAACCTACTCCTGGGCTGCACTCAGAGGTTGTAGTCGAGACTTTGAATCATCTGCGGGAACTGGCCAATGAGGGTAAAGGTGTAATTTTAATTACCCACGACTTAGAAGCAGCGTTGCAAGTGGCGGATAAAGTGGCTGTGTTTTATGCGGGGACGACTCTGGAAGTGGCAAATGCTGTTGATTTCACTACAGGAAATTTGCGTCATCCCTACACTCAGGCTTTGTGGCGATCGCTTCCGCAAAATGAGTTTATCCCTGTTCCCGGTAGCCAACCCAGCCCAGAAGCCTTACCTGTTGGTTGTTTATTTGGCGATCGCTGTCCCCTAGCAACACAGGCTTGCTTGGAAGCTAGACCCCAAGTTCGGATAATACGGGGCGCACCCGTGAGGTGTATTCATGTTGAAGGCTGA
- a CDS encoding ABC transporter permease, whose amino-acid sequence MKFPVVVSHPQKFWYKLSSFLGNRRRQTLAIAALCTITLIALLLSTHIIGTDGLEIALPKRNLAPSLAHPFGTDWLGRDMLTRTLHGLSLSLWVGLLTATVSAVIGLILGTLSATLGGKADAVIVWVIDVFFSLPHLVLIILVAFAMGGGTQGLIIAIALTHWPSLARLLRAEVLQLKSAAYVQLSAKLGRSSLWIARHHILPHLIPQFIVGLILLFPHAILHEAGLTFLGLGLSAQTPAIGIILSESMRYLSAGYWWLAVLPGAVLLIAVQTFDIFGQSLRALLDPKTSQG is encoded by the coding sequence ATGAAATTCCCAGTGGTTGTTTCTCACCCGCAAAAGTTTTGGTATAAATTGTCTAGCTTTTTGGGCAATCGTCGCCGTCAGACATTGGCGATCGCAGCACTATGCACAATCACATTGATCGCTTTACTATTAAGTACCCACATCATTGGTACAGATGGTTTGGAAATTGCCCTCCCAAAACGCAACTTAGCACCTTCACTAGCTCATCCCTTTGGTACAGATTGGTTAGGTAGAGATATGCTGACTCGCACTCTCCACGGTTTGAGTTTGAGCTTATGGGTGGGGTTACTGACAGCCACAGTCAGCGCAGTTATAGGTTTAATCTTAGGAACACTTTCTGCAACTTTAGGCGGCAAAGCAGATGCAGTAATTGTTTGGGTAATTGATGTATTTTTTAGTTTGCCCCACTTAGTATTAATTATTTTAGTGGCTTTTGCTATGGGCGGTGGTACGCAGGGCTTAATTATTGCGATCGCCTTAACTCATTGGCCTAGTCTAGCTCGACTGTTACGAGCAGAAGTTTTACAACTCAAGAGTGCAGCTTATGTGCAATTATCTGCCAAACTCGGTCGCTCTTCACTGTGGATTGCTCGTCACCACATCCTACCCCATCTCATACCCCAATTTATTGTCGGGCTGATATTACTCTTCCCCCATGCGATTTTACATGAGGCAGGTCTGACTTTTTTGGGATTGGGGCTTTCAGCACAAACCCCTGCTATTGGCATTATTCTCTCAGAATCGATGCGCTACTTATCGGCTGGATATTGGTGGTTAGCTGTGTTACCAGGAGCAGTTTTACTCATAGCTGTGCAAACTTTTGATATTTTTGGGCAAAGTCTACGCGCTTTATTAGACCCAAAGACTAGCCAGGGGTAG
- a CDS encoding ABC transporter permease: MNQIFLFILKKLLHLCLLLLAVSVCSFVLLSFSPIDPINAYVGADISRIGTEQRELIARQWGLDQSMTTRFFLWLQQFIQGNLGTSIIFNQSVSDVIATRFQTSLALMALAWLISGFLGITLGILAGVNAGSIVDRIIRFYAYTLASSPTFWIGLLLLNLLAVQWQITPICCAAPIGVLLEDVTFGQRLHHLFLPALTLSLIGIASIALHTREKLIEILHSNYALFAFAQGETKMGFIIHHGLRNIALPAITLQFASLSELFGGSVLAERVFGYPGLGDATTQAAMRSDVPLLVGIVLFSALFVFTGNFLADLAYQLIDPRIRIGKSAS, from the coding sequence GTGAACCAAATTTTTTTATTTATACTCAAAAAACTCTTACATTTATGTTTACTTTTGCTTGCTGTTTCGGTGTGTAGCTTTGTCTTGTTGAGTTTTTCCCCAATCGATCCCATAAATGCTTATGTGGGGGCAGATATTTCTCGCATTGGCACAGAACAGCGAGAATTAATTGCCAGACAATGGGGATTAGATCAATCGATGACTACCCGCTTTTTTCTCTGGTTACAACAATTTATCCAAGGAAATTTAGGCACTTCTATAATTTTTAATCAATCAGTCTCAGATGTCATTGCGACTCGCTTCCAAACATCTTTAGCATTAATGGCATTAGCGTGGTTAATATCCGGTTTTTTGGGAATTACTTTAGGTATTTTGGCAGGAGTAAATGCAGGTTCAATAGTAGATAGAATAATTCGCTTTTATGCCTATACTTTGGCATCTAGTCCGACTTTTTGGATTGGGTTGCTGCTGCTTAATTTATTGGCTGTGCAATGGCAAATAACTCCGATTTGTTGTGCTGCACCTATTGGTGTTTTGCTAGAAGATGTGACATTTGGGCAACGCTTACATCATCTATTTTTACCAGCTTTAACTTTAAGCTTGATTGGTATTGCGAGTATTGCCTTGCACACCCGCGAAAAGCTCATTGAAATTCTTCACAGCAACTATGCTTTATTTGCTTTTGCTCAAGGTGAAACGAAAATGGGTTTTATTATCCATCATGGGTTGCGGAATATTGCACTACCAGCCATTACATTGCAATTTGCTAGTTTGAGCGAATTATTTGGCGGTTCTGTCCTAGCGGAAAGAGTATTTGGATACCCAGGATTAGGTGATGCTACTACACAGGCAGCCATGCGGAGTGATGTGCCATTACTAGTGGGAATTGTGTTGTTTAGTGCTTTATTTGTTTTCACAGGTAACTTTTTAGCTGATCTGGCTTATCAGCTAATCGATCCTCGTATCCGTATTGGAAAATCTGCATCATGA
- a CDS encoding ABC transporter substrate-binding protein, whose product MKHIKVLFGIILLQILVGCNIATPNQIANNPSHSKKQIVIALGWGDSPTGFDPILGWGYHDPPLFQSTLLRRDENLKLVNDLATSYTLSPDKKVWRFKIRQDVRFSDGQPLTAADVAYTFNQAKASPGLTDVTNLDKAVAKSAYEVELHLKQPQITFINRIAQLGIVPKYRHNQNYGRNPIGSGPYRLVQWDEGQQMIVEANPYYYGEQPEIKRIVFLFTKGDAVFAAAKAGKLDLAQIPPFLAKQSVTGMDLYAMNSNSRVGLMFPYVPNTGRKTAEGNPIGNNVTADRAIRQAVNYAINRQALVTGILEGYGSAAYGAASKLPWDQPQAAIADANPDKAKQILANGGWQDRNGDGVLEKAGMKAEFTILYPVSNPTSQGLALAIAQMLKPVGIKVNVEGKSWEDISRQMHQDVGLFPWGIYDPMELYILYHSSAAEGNWRNSGYYSNPQVDQALDQAMAAASETAALPFWKLAQWNGETGTITIGDAASAWLVNLDQIYLVSSCLDIGRPTQSSNYTGSIMVNITKWKWVCN is encoded by the coding sequence ATGAAACACATCAAGGTACTATTTGGCATCATCCTCTTACAAATCTTGGTGGGTTGTAATATAGCTACACCTAACCAAATAGCTAACAATCCTTCTCACTCAAAAAAGCAAATTGTGATTGCTTTGGGGTGGGGAGATTCACCAACAGGGTTTGATCCGATATTGGGTTGGGGTTATCATGACCCTCCTTTGTTCCAAAGTACCTTGCTACGTCGGGACGAAAATCTGAAATTAGTCAATGATTTGGCTACAAGTTATACATTGAGTCCTGATAAAAAAGTCTGGAGGTTTAAAATCCGTCAAGATGTCCGGTTTTCTGATGGTCAGCCGCTAACAGCAGCAGATGTAGCCTATACATTTAATCAAGCCAAGGCTAGTCCAGGGCTAACCGACGTAACAAATTTGGATAAAGCCGTAGCGAAGAGTGCTTATGAGGTAGAACTACATCTCAAGCAGCCGCAAATTACTTTTATTAATCGCATCGCCCAATTGGGAATTGTACCCAAATATCGCCATAATCAAAACTATGGTCGAAATCCCATTGGTTCGGGCCCCTATCGTTTGGTGCAATGGGATGAAGGTCAACAAATGATTGTTGAAGCTAATCCCTATTACTACGGTGAACAACCAGAAATCAAAAGAATTGTATTTTTATTTACTAAAGGAGATGCTGTATTTGCGGCTGCTAAAGCTGGAAAATTGGACTTAGCGCAAATTCCACCTTTTTTAGCCAAGCAGTCAGTAACAGGAATGGATCTGTATGCAATGAACAGCAATAGTCGTGTAGGCTTGATGTTTCCTTATGTTCCCAATACAGGACGCAAAACTGCTGAAGGAAATCCTATTGGTAATAATGTCACAGCAGACCGAGCAATTCGGCAAGCGGTGAATTATGCGATTAATCGTCAAGCTTTGGTGACAGGTATTTTAGAAGGTTATGGATCGGCTGCTTACGGTGCAGCCAGTAAATTACCTTGGGATCAACCACAAGCGGCGATCGCAGACGCAAACCCCGACAAAGCAAAACAAATTTTAGCCAACGGTGGTTGGCAAGATAGGAACGGGGATGGGGTATTAGAAAAAGCAGGGATGAAAGCAGAATTTACGATTCTCTACCCTGTTAGTAATCCTACTTCTCAAGGTCTGGCATTAGCGATCGCCCAAATGCTGAAGCCAGTAGGTATCAAAGTTAACGTTGAGGGTAAAAGTTGGGAAGATATTTCACGGCAAATGCACCAAGATGTGGGACTTTTCCCTTGGGGAATATACGACCCAATGGAGTTATACATTCTTTACCACAGTTCGGCGGCGGAGGGAAACTGGCGTAACTCCGGTTACTATTCTAATCCCCAGGTTGACCAAGCACTCGACCAAGCAATGGCAGCAGCATCAGAAACAGCAGCTTTGCCGTTTTGGAAACTGGCGCAATGGAATGGTGAAACTGGGACAATCACTATAGGAGATGCAGCATCAGCTTGGCTAGTTAACCTGGATCAAATTTATCTTGTGAGTTCTTGTTTAGACATTGGTAGACCAACTCAGAGTAGTAATTACACTGGCTCAATTATGGTCAATATTACTAAGTGGAAGTGGGTATGTAATTAG